From Nycticebus coucang isolate mNycCou1 chromosome 6, mNycCou1.pri, whole genome shotgun sequence, the proteins below share one genomic window:
- the LOC128588763 gene encoding uncharacterized protein LOC128588763, with product MAWTPLLLLVLSYCSGSLSQPGLTQPPSLSASPGASARLTCTLSSGFSVGNFWIHWYQQNPGSLPRHLLTFKLDSDKHQGSGVPNRFSGSKDTSANAGILHISGLQAEDEADYYCGTYHGNSESYTVLQPHGEVRLKHPCSPGLVQSPLGGDCDHVQLRDDVSSDCPQGADLTMAHPFLQLNFQIDPLLISFHSTNIFTGRNIFTDIKLSHELSYYDVAWHQQQPGKAPRYLMWISSAGSSSKGDRIPDRFSGSGSGADRYLTISNLQSEDEADYYCQSYDSSGADSQTVVIQEPSLSVSPGGMIMLTCGLSSGSVSKGYYPSWYQQAPGQFPRMLIYSTNNCPSGVPGRFSGSIAGNKATLTITGAQAEDESNYYCLLYMGPLSLLWGCRGDKRDLQPVCLSRALGVCTMAWTPFLLLSLLLQCTESLSQPVLTQPPSASASLGASVKLTCTLSSELSGYPIAWHQQQPGKAPRYLMWIDSAGRSSKGDGIPDRFSGSSSGADSYLTISNLQSEDEADYYCQSWDSSGIAQ from the exons ATGGCCTGgactcctctcctcctcctggtCCTGTCTTACTGCTCAG gttccctctcccagcctgggcTGACTCAGCCGCCCTCCCTCTCTGCATCTCCTGGAGCGTCAGCCAGactcacctgcaccctgagcagtgGCTTCAGTGTTGGGAACTTCTGGATACACTGGTATCAGCAGAATCCAGGGAGTCTTCCACGGCATCTCCTGACGTTCAAGTTAGATTCAGACAAGCACCAGGGCTCCGGGGTCCCCAACCGCTTCTCTGGATCCAAAGACACCTCCGCCAATGCAGGGATCCTGCACATCTCTGGGCTGCAGGCCGAGGACGAGGCTGACTACTACTGTGGTACATATCATGGCAACTCTGAGAGTTACACAGTGCTCCAGCCACACGGGGAAGTGAGACTAAAACACCCCTGCTCTCCTGGCCTGGTGCAGTCCCCCCTTGGTGGTGACTGTGACCATGTCCAGCTCAGGGATGACGTCTCCAGTGATTGTCCTCAGGGAGCAGACCTGACAATGGCACATCCTTTTCTTCAGCTAAACTTTCAGATTGATCCACTGCTCATATCTTTTCACTCTACTAATATTTTCACAGGCAGAAATATTTTCACAGACATAAAACTTTCTCA tgAGCTCAGCTACTACGATGTTGCAtggcaccagcagcagccagggaaggctcCTCGGTACCTGATGTGGATTAGCAGTGCTGGGAGCAGCAGCAAGGGGGACAGGATCCCTGACCGCTTCTCTGGCTCCGGCTCTGGGGCTGACCGCTACTTGaccatctccaacctccagtctgaggacgAGGCTGATTATTACTGTCAGAGCTATGACAGCAGTG GGGCTGATTCTCAGACTGTGGTGATCCAGGAACCGTCACTGTCAGTGTCTCCAGGAGGGATGATCATGCTAACCTGTGGCCTTAGCTCTGGGTCAGTCTCTAAGGGATATTACCCCAGCTGGTACCAGCAGGCACCAGGCCAGTTTCCACGAATGCTTATCTACAGCACGAACAACTGCCCCTCTGGAGTCCCTGGTCGCTTCTCAGGCTCCATTGCTGGGAACAAAGCCACCCTCACCATCACAGGGGCCCAGGCTGAGGACGAGAGCAATTATTACTGTTTACTGTACATGG ggcccctttctctcctctgggGCTGTAGGGGGGATAAGAGAGACCTGCAGCCTGTCTgcctcagcagagctctgggtgtctgcaccatggcctggaccccattcctcctcctcagcctcctacttCAATGCACAG agtccctctcccagcctgtgctgactcagccgccctctgcatctgcctccctgggagcctcagtcaagctcacctgcaccctgagcagtgAGCTCAGTGGCTATCCCATTGCAtggcaccagcagcagccagggaaggcccctcggTACCTGATGTGGATTGACAGTGCTGGGAGAAGCAGCAAGGGGGACGGGATCCCTGACCGCTTCTCTGGCTCCAGTTCTGGGGCTGACAGCTACTTGACCATCTCCAATCTCCAGTCTGAGGACGAGGCTGATTATTACTGTCAGAGCTGGGACAGCAGTGGTATTGCTCAGTGA